GGCGCGGACCAGCTCGGCGAAGCGCAGCATCGTGGCGATGGGCATGCCCGTGTCACGCAGGCAGCGCACCATGCCGAGCCAGCCGATGTCCTCCTGGCTGAACCTGCGCTGCCCGGCCGCGTTGCGGTCGACCCGCTCCAGCAGGCCGATCTTCTCGTAGTAGCGGAGGGTGTCGATGCTGAAGCCGGTCTCCTCGACGACCTCCGCCGGTGTGTACACGCTCACAAGACCAAGAATCTCACCTGGAGTGCACTCCAGGTCAACCGGTTTGACATGGAGTGCGCTCCAGGTCCCAGCATCTGCGCCATGAACATCGCACTGGGCACGATCCCGTTCGGCACCGCCGTGGACCTGGGCACCACCTTCGCCATCCTGGACCGGTTCGTGGAGGCCGGCGGCACCCGGCTCGACACGGCCAACAACTACCCGTTCTGGGTGGAGGGCCGGTCGGGTGACGAGAGCGAGCTGGCCATCGGCGCGTGGCTGGCCGCCCGCGGCAACCGGGACGAGGTCGTCATCGGCACGAAGGTGGGCGCCCGCCCTGCGGTCCCCGGCGACCTGACCCTGGACTCGGCCGAGGGCCTGTCGGCCGCCGCCGTCGCCAGGGGTGCGGAGGGCAGCCTGAAGAGGTTGGGGACGGACTACATCGATGTGTATTGGTCGCACATCGAGGACCGTTCCGTCCCGCTGGAGGAGACCCTGCGGGCCTTCGACGAGCTGGCCCGGGCCGGCAAGGTGCGGGCCATCGGTGCCAGCAACCTGCCCGCCTGGGGGCTGGAGCGGGCCAGGAACGTCTCGGCGGCGCGCGGCCTGATCCCCTACACCCACGTCCAGCAGCGCCACACCTACCTGCGGCCGCGCCCGCACGCC
The nucleotide sequence above comes from Nonomuraea gerenzanensis. Encoded proteins:
- a CDS encoding aldo/keto reductase, with protein sequence MNIALGTIPFGTAVDLGTTFAILDRFVEAGGTRLDTANNYPFWVEGRSGDESELAIGAWLAARGNRDEVVIGTKVGARPAVPGDLTLDSAEGLSAAAVARGAEGSLKRLGTDYIDVYWSHIEDRSVPLEETLRAFDELARAGKVRAIGASNLPAWGLERARNVSAARGLIPYTHVQQRHTYLRPRPHAKLPESGHRLVSDDLLGYLAAEPGLTLWAYNTLMFGAYTRPDRPLPEIYDHPGTTSRLAVLSEVAAELGATRNQVVLAWLMADGIVPIVGVSTLEQLEEAIGAADLKLDAELRDRLDAAA
- a CDS encoding MerR family transcriptional regulator, which gives rise to MSVYTPAEVVEETGFSIDTLRYYEKIGLLERVDRNAAGQRRFSQEDIGWLGMVRCLRDTGMPIATMLRFAELVRAGDHTVPDRIKLLEEHDRQVQAQIANLAERQSYIHHKISYYRSLL